One window from the genome of Dioscorea cayenensis subsp. rotundata cultivar TDr96_F1 chromosome 3, TDr96_F1_v2_PseudoChromosome.rev07_lg8_w22 25.fasta, whole genome shotgun sequence encodes:
- the LOC120255256 gene encoding secreted RxLR effector protein 161-like → MIGSLLYLTASRPDISFSVGVCARYQATPKESHLTAVKRIIRYVHGTAEYGIWYSKDSNSHLAGYSDADWAGNIDDRKSTSGGCFYLGNNLVTWYRKKQSSISLSTAEVEYIAAGICCTQLLWMKQMLEDYVLQQGLLTIFCDNKSAIDISRNPVQHSRTKHIDLRHHFVRDLVENKTVVIDYVATEKQLADIFTKPLDATRFEKLRREIGLCQI, encoded by the coding sequence ATGATTGGAAGCTTACTCTATCTCACAGCTAGCAGACCAGACATATCTTTCAGTGTTGGAGTTTGTGCAAGATATCAAGCAACACCAAAGGAGTCTCATTTGACAGCTGTTAAACGTATCATCAGATATGTTCATGGTACTGCAGAATATGGAATTTGGTATTCAAAAGACTCCAACTCACATCTTGCAGGGTATAGTGATGCAGATTGGGCAGGAAacattgatgatagaaaaagcacTTCAGGAGGATGTTTCTATCTTGGTAACAACTTGGTTACATGGTATAGGAAGAAGCAAAGTTCCATTTCACTCTCCACTGCAGAAGTTGAATACATTGCAGCAGGAATTTGTTGTACTcaattgttgtggatgaagcaAATGCTTGAAGACTATGTCTTACAACAAGGGTTATTGactatattttgtgacaacaaaagtgcaATTGATATATCAAGGAATCCAGTTCAACATTCCCgtaccaaacatattgatcttcGACACCACTTTGTCCGAGATTTGGTAGAAAACAAGACAgttgttattgattatgttgCAACAGAAAAGCAATTGGCGGACATCTTTACCAAACCCCTTGATGCTACAAGATTCGAAAAGTTGAGGCGTGAAATTGGCCTTTGCCAAATTTAA